Proteins encoded together in one Neobacillus sp. FSL H8-0543 window:
- a CDS encoding nucleoside deaminase, whose protein sequence is MTDIHFMEKAIQEALNNVLTNHGGPFGAVVVKDGKIIGTGRNEVTATNDPTAHAEVQAIRNACQYLNDFQLLDCEIYTSCEPCPMCIGAIYWARPKAIYYACTKQEAAKIGFDDQFIYDQLSLPVEYRKIPMKKIFPDQGDIPFRTWEKSNQKIKY, encoded by the coding sequence ATGACAGATATTCATTTTATGGAAAAAGCCATCCAAGAAGCACTCAACAATGTTCTCACCAACCACGGAGGACCCTTTGGAGCGGTTGTTGTGAAAGACGGAAAAATTATTGGTACCGGCCGGAATGAAGTAACAGCCACGAACGATCCTACGGCACATGCCGAGGTGCAAGCCATTCGGAACGCCTGCCAATACTTGAATGACTTTCAACTCCTGGATTGTGAAATCTATACAAGTTGTGAGCCCTGTCCAATGTGCATTGGAGCCATCTATTGGGCAAGACCTAAAGCCATTTATTATGCTTGCACAAAACAAGAAGCCGCAAAGATTGGGTTTGATGATCAGTTCATTTATGATCAACTCTCCCTTCCTGTTGAGTATCGTAAAATACCCATGAAAAAGATTTTTCCTGACCAAGGGGATATTCCGTTTAGAACCTGGGAAAAATCAAATCAAAAAATAAAATACTAA
- a CDS encoding LysE family translocator, which produces MWAFVLVVLVLFLIPGPAVILTISQTVRGGLKGGIITGAGIAVGDLLHTIAAVLGLSAILMTSALAFELVKYLGAAYLIYLGIKALLEKAKGPDQPDEKGLDSTVSFGQALVIEVLNPKTALFFLAFLPQFVKTEGPPVVLQLLTLGLTFVLMSILYTTLLAFLASSIGSRFFSKNGRQSRWQGKIVGTIYIGLGLQLVFQSQK; this is translated from the coding sequence ATGTGGGCATTTGTTTTGGTTGTACTGGTGTTATTCCTCATCCCAGGTCCAGCTGTTATTCTAACGATATCACAAACGGTAAGAGGGGGATTAAAGGGGGGAATTATCACTGGGGCAGGAATTGCAGTCGGTGATTTACTCCACACTATCGCAGCTGTTCTCGGACTTTCTGCGATTTTAATGACGTCTGCACTGGCTTTTGAACTGGTTAAATACTTAGGAGCAGCTTATTTAATTTATCTCGGAATTAAAGCATTGCTTGAAAAAGCAAAAGGGCCGGACCAGCCAGATGAGAAGGGGTTAGATTCTACTGTGTCATTTGGACAGGCGTTAGTAATTGAAGTACTTAACCCGAAAACAGCTTTATTTTTCCTAGCGTTTTTACCACAGTTCGTTAAGACAGAGGGGCCACCCGTTGTCCTTCAACTATTAACTCTGGGCTTAACCTTTGTGTTAATGAGCATACTATATACAACGCTATTAGCCTTTCTTGCCAGTTCAATTGGAAGTAGATTCTTCTCTAAAAATGGAAGGCAGTCACGCTGGCAAGGAAAGATTGTAGGAACGATCTATATTGGTCTAGGGTTACAGTTAGTTTTTCAAAGTCAAAAGTAA
- the htpG gene encoding molecular chaperone HtpG has product MAKKQFKTESKRLLEMMINSIYTHREVFLRELISNASDAIDKLYYKSLTDTALDFDKESYFIKVTADKENRILKITDTGIGMTKEEMESNLGTIAKSGSLAFKSENELKDGHDIIGQFGVGFYAAFMVADVVTVISKTLGSEEAYKWESKGAEGYTIVPCEKESVGTEIILSIKENSEDESYDEYLEEYRLKSIIKKYSDFIRYPIKMDISGQRPKEDSENEYVEYVEEQIINSMVPIWRKNKSELTTEDYENFYNEKHYGFDKPLKHIHISVDGTIRYNSILYIPEKTPFDFYSKEYEKGLELYSNGVLIMSKCADLLPDYFSFVKGMVDSEDLSLNISREMLQHDRQLKLIAKNINKKIKSELQSLLKNEREKYEEFYKSFGRQLKFGVYNDFGSNKEVLQDLIMFYSSKEKKLVTLDEYVSRMPEDQKYIYYASGESNERIDKLPQTELVADKGYEILYFTDEVDEFAIKMLMTYKEKEFKSVSSGDLGFEADEKDNTEDDSENKELFEYMKEVLSDKVKAVKVSKRLKSHPVCLSTEGEVSIEMEKILAAMPDNQNIKADKVLEINTNHEVFQALKDAFATDKQKVDLYTKLLYNQALLIEGLPIQDPVEFTNDICKVMV; this is encoded by the coding sequence ATGGCAAAAAAACAGTTTAAAACAGAATCTAAAAGGTTATTAGAAATGATGATTAATTCCATTTATACACATCGTGAGGTATTTCTAAGGGAGTTAATTTCTAATGCTAGTGATGCAATTGATAAGCTCTATTACAAATCCTTAACCGATACCGCTTTAGATTTTGACAAGGAAAGCTACTTTATCAAAGTAACTGCAGACAAGGAAAACAGGATCCTGAAAATCACCGATACTGGTATTGGAATGACCAAAGAGGAAATGGAAAGTAATCTTGGAACCATTGCCAAAAGCGGCTCGTTAGCGTTTAAAAGTGAAAATGAACTGAAGGATGGTCACGACATTATTGGGCAGTTTGGTGTTGGCTTTTATGCGGCATTTATGGTGGCTGATGTTGTAACTGTGATCAGTAAAACGTTAGGCAGTGAGGAAGCTTACAAGTGGGAATCAAAGGGTGCAGAAGGATACACGATTGTGCCTTGCGAGAAGGAATCAGTAGGTACTGAAATCATTCTATCTATCAAAGAAAACTCGGAAGACGAATCGTATGATGAGTATCTGGAGGAGTACCGTTTAAAATCAATCATAAAAAAATACTCTGACTTTATTCGCTACCCTATTAAAATGGATATTTCTGGTCAAAGACCAAAAGAAGATAGCGAAAATGAATATGTAGAGTATGTTGAAGAGCAGATTATCAACAGCATGGTGCCGATTTGGCGGAAAAATAAAAGTGAACTTACTACTGAAGATTATGAGAACTTTTATAATGAAAAACACTATGGTTTTGACAAGCCGCTAAAGCATATTCATATCAGTGTGGATGGTACGATTAGATATAACTCAATTTTATATATCCCAGAGAAAACTCCGTTTGATTTTTACTCGAAGGAATATGAAAAAGGCTTAGAGCTCTATTCAAATGGCGTGTTAATTATGAGTAAGTGTGCAGATCTGCTTCCAGACTACTTTAGTTTTGTTAAAGGAATGGTTGATTCAGAGGATTTATCGCTTAATATTTCACGTGAGATGCTCCAGCATGATCGTCAACTAAAGCTGATTGCTAAAAATATCAATAAGAAAATTAAAAGCGAACTACAAAGCTTATTGAAAAATGAAAGAGAAAAGTATGAGGAATTTTATAAATCCTTTGGTCGTCAATTGAAATTTGGGGTATATAATGATTTCGGTAGCAATAAGGAAGTTTTACAAGACTTAATCATGTTCTACTCTTCTAAAGAGAAGAAACTAGTAACATTAGATGAGTATGTATCAAGAATGCCGGAGGATCAAAAGTATATCTATTACGCTTCTGGTGAATCGAATGAAAGAATTGACAAGTTGCCACAGACCGAGCTTGTAGCAGATAAAGGCTATGAAATTTTATATTTCACAGATGAAGTGGATGAGTTTGCGATTAAAATGTTAATGACCTATAAAGAAAAAGAATTTAAATCTGTCTCAAGTGGCGACTTAGGCTTTGAAGCTGATGAAAAAGATAACACGGAAGATGATTCCGAAAACAAAGAATTATTTGAGTACATGAAAGAAGTTCTTTCCGATAAAGTGAAGGCAGTAAAGGTGTCGAAGCGATTAAAATCGCACCCTGTATGCTTATCAACGGAAGGTGAAGTATCAATTGAAATGGAAAAAATCCTAGCAGCGATGCCTGATAATCAAAATATTAAGGCGGACAAGGTGTTAGAGATTAATACAAATCACGAGGTATTCCAAGCATTAAAAGATGCGTTTGCAACCGATAAACAGAAAGTAGATTTATATACAAAACTGTTATACAATCAAGCGCTATTAATTGAAGGGTTACCGATCCAAGACCCAGTTGAGTTTACAAATGATATCTGTAAAGTAATGGTATAA
- a CDS encoding DUF4097 domain-containing protein, giving the protein MKRIVILLLVITGFYIVFNQSFSFDGFAFSGSKDESAKISNNIDVIEVNVGGVSTTIIPEDRKDVRAVLTGKGKLLVTAEGNIVEVKTKTNWFNWFNFEGKRKLKIYIPEDYNKDMDINLGSGNLSFSGESMEVDELTLDIGSGNVDLSNLKVNQFQHDGSSGNVNIDTLTTQKGSFDLSSGNLDIKHYSGPLEADVSSGRLKIQMDELTDTIEIDVSSGNVELDLPESADFVLNGEVSSGKISSDFPLTTNGSDKKNINGIHGSGKYEIEISVSSGNVEIY; this is encoded by the coding sequence ATGAAGAGAATAGTCATTCTCCTATTGGTGATAACAGGATTTTATATCGTCTTTAATCAGTCATTTAGTTTTGATGGATTTGCATTTTCTGGAAGTAAGGATGAGAGTGCAAAGATTAGTAACAACATTGATGTAATTGAGGTTAACGTTGGCGGTGTAAGCACTACTATTATTCCAGAGGATCGAAAGGATGTTAGAGCCGTTCTAACTGGAAAAGGAAAGTTATTGGTAACTGCGGAGGGAAACATCGTCGAGGTTAAGACAAAAACGAATTGGTTCAATTGGTTTAACTTCGAGGGAAAAAGGAAGCTGAAAATCTATATCCCTGAAGATTATAACAAGGATATGGATATTAACCTTGGGTCTGGAAATTTGAGCTTTTCAGGAGAATCAATGGAAGTGGATGAGTTAACACTGGATATCGGCTCTGGGAACGTGGACCTCAGTAATCTCAAAGTGAACCAGTTTCAACATGACGGTTCGTCCGGTAACGTAAATATTGATACCTTAACTACACAAAAGGGGTCATTTGATTTAAGCTCGGGAAATCTTGATATTAAACACTATAGCGGTCCATTGGAAGCAGATGTATCTTCTGGTAGATTAAAGATTCAAATGGATGAGTTAACCGATACAATCGAAATTGACGTTAGCTCTGGAAATGTTGAATTAGACCTGCCAGAATCAGCCGATTTCGTGTTAAACGGCGAGGTAAGTAGCGGCAAAATCTCTAGTGACTTTCCTTTAACAACGAATGGATCGGATAAGAAAAATATTAACGGAATTCATGGTTCTGGAAAATACGAAATAGAGATATCTGTTTCTAGCGGGAATGTTGAAATTTATTAA
- a CDS encoding bile acid:sodium symporter family protein — protein MQQKINHLLEKLMPLITPISVVIGVVFSAFLKDFSYLIPWIFAFMTFAGSLSSNIKSLTEVITRPIPIVVGMSILHVIMPLWAWSVGHIAFQGDVYTITGMILGMVIPTGITSFIWVSIHKGNIPMTLSLILIDTILSPLIVPFSISLLIGTKIEMDSLSIMHGLLGMIVIPSLAGMLLNQLSKGKVTKTLSPRLAPFSKISLGFVVMLNGAVVAPYLKIIDLKLISITLVVFLIALSGYLFSFLIGKVMKFDRATVTSLTFLGGMRNISAGAVIAVSYFPAAVAVPVVVGMLFQQVLASLYGHFLDQYYNKKVVQQQSTFL, from the coding sequence ATGCAACAAAAGATAAATCACCTACTTGAAAAATTAATGCCGTTAATTACACCAATAAGTGTGGTAATTGGTGTAGTCTTTTCTGCTTTTCTTAAGGACTTTTCCTACTTGATTCCATGGATATTTGCGTTTATGACGTTTGCGGGGAGCTTGAGCTCGAATATTAAATCACTAACAGAGGTAATCACTCGTCCAATTCCAATCGTGGTGGGAATGAGTATTTTACATGTAATTATGCCATTATGGGCGTGGTCCGTCGGTCACATTGCTTTCCAAGGAGATGTCTACACAATCACTGGAATGATTCTGGGGATGGTCATTCCAACAGGGATAACAAGCTTCATCTGGGTTTCGATTCATAAGGGGAATATTCCCATGACATTATCGCTAATATTAATTGATACCATCCTATCACCGTTAATTGTTCCGTTTTCCATTTCGCTGCTAATTGGTACAAAAATTGAAATGGACTCTCTGAGTATTATGCATGGTTTATTAGGGATGATTGTAATCCCATCGCTGGCCGGGATGCTTTTGAACCAGCTTTCAAAAGGAAAAGTAACAAAGACTTTAAGCCCGCGGCTGGCCCCTTTTTCAAAAATCAGCCTTGGCTTTGTAGTCATGTTAAATGGTGCAGTGGTCGCACCCTATTTGAAAATTATTGACCTAAAACTTATAAGTATCACTCTAGTTGTCTTTCTGATTGCATTATCGGGTTATCTCTTTTCCTTTTTGATTGGAAAAGTAATGAAGTTTGATCGCGCTACAGTGACATCCTTGACCTTTTTAGGAGGGATGAGAAATATAAGTGCTGGAGCAGTTATCGCCGTATCCTATTTTCCTGCCGCGGTTGCGGTCCCAGTTGTTGTAGGAATGCTGTTCCAACAAGTATTAGCATCGCTATACGGACATTTTCTCGATCAGTACTATAATAAAAAGGTGGTTCAACAACAATCTACATTTTTATGA
- a CDS encoding EAL domain-containing protein — protein sequence MNIKSSRYRYMFIFVVSILVFSAIIDALFPSLHHSFVIVNYVSIILGIGAICLLYFLIKEYDVKSDEFFTNQRKLQNIFDTLDVAIWSHDLKSNQLLITPGIEKLYGYKLEKFYEDYDFWKKVIYPEDLPVLEVRGKKLAAGETVTSEYRIIRPGGEVRWIQDRGIPTLDNKGEFIDFSSVLFDITDRKESQGLYYSLVEMSPDIIAVVYHGVIEYINEAGYKLLGANNQEEILGQMAVNYVPAQIIDQIRSKVFTRDNKNGRLRLEFQVKRIDGESIDVEMAARSILYEGRFAVQVVGRDITHRKKSEKTIQYMAYYDTLTGLPNRNRFRQQLNDVLINHENKMHAVLFLDLDRFKIINDTKGHSVGDMILQKVAGRLELAVQGEGLVSRQGGDEFIILLEDIDIEKANKVAQRILDKFTNSFEVNGDEFFVTPSIGISIYPRDGQDEEMLIKNADSAMYRAKERGKNNFQFYSNTQDGNSTQKMKVENWLRRALEQDQLALHYQPQLDLLTGKIVGVEALIRWNHPEYGYIQPSEFIPLAEETGLIVPLGKWILKEACSQRKAWKDAGFDDFPIAVNVSVRQFQDEQMIEFIIDMLKQVGLDAKYLELEITESLMQNLENSTIILNQLKDIGVLLSVDDFGTGYSSLGYLKHLPIDKIKIDKSFVDDILNHSNQGMMVKTIIDMGLNLKFTVIAEGIETEEQVDFLRKNACEIGQGYYYSKPLTPAKLEEFLLQYSVYNDKTI from the coding sequence ATGAATATAAAAAGCAGCAGATATCGGTATATGTTTATCTTTGTCGTGAGTATATTAGTTTTTAGTGCAATAATCGATGCTTTATTCCCTTCCCTTCATCATTCTTTCGTAATAGTTAATTATGTCTCCATCATTTTGGGCATTGGAGCCATATGCCTTCTGTACTTCCTAATTAAAGAATATGATGTGAAGTCAGATGAATTTTTTACAAATCAGAGAAAGCTGCAAAATATTTTTGATACCTTAGATGTAGCTATTTGGTCGCATGACTTAAAATCGAACCAGCTTTTAATAACGCCAGGGATTGAAAAGCTATATGGCTATAAATTAGAGAAATTCTACGAGGACTATGATTTTTGGAAAAAGGTGATCTATCCAGAGGATTTGCCTGTTTTAGAGGTTAGAGGGAAAAAGTTAGCAGCTGGGGAGACCGTAACAAGTGAGTATCGGATTATACGGCCAGGGGGAGAGGTACGCTGGATTCAAGATAGGGGCATACCAACTCTTGATAATAAAGGTGAATTTATTGATTTTAGCAGTGTGTTATTCGATATTACTGATCGTAAAGAGAGCCAGGGGCTTTACTATAGCTTAGTCGAGATGTCTCCTGATATCATCGCGGTCGTCTATCACGGTGTAATTGAATATATTAACGAAGCTGGCTATAAACTTCTTGGGGCTAATAACCAAGAGGAGATTCTTGGTCAAATGGCTGTCAATTACGTTCCAGCACAAATTATTGATCAGATAAGAAGTAAGGTTTTCACACGGGATAACAAAAATGGCAGACTAAGATTAGAATTTCAGGTAAAACGTATAGACGGTGAGAGTATAGATGTCGAGATGGCGGCAAGGTCCATCCTTTATGAGGGGAGATTTGCGGTTCAAGTTGTCGGCAGAGATATTACCCACCGGAAGAAGTCAGAAAAAACGATTCAATATATGGCTTATTATGATACCTTAACGGGTTTACCGAATCGAAATCGATTTAGGCAGCAATTAAACGATGTATTAATCAATCATGAAAATAAAATGCATGCTGTTTTATTCTTAGATTTAGATCGATTTAAAATCATTAATGATACAAAAGGGCATTCGGTCGGGGATATGATCCTCCAAAAAGTAGCAGGAAGATTAGAACTTGCTGTTCAAGGAGAAGGACTTGTATCACGCCAGGGTGGCGATGAGTTTATTATTTTGCTGGAAGATATCGATATCGAAAAGGCCAATAAAGTGGCTCAAAGGATTCTTGATAAATTTACAAATTCGTTTGAAGTGAACGGTGATGAGTTTTTCGTAACTCCGAGTATCGGAATCAGTATTTATCCAAGAGATGGACAAGATGAGGAAATGCTAATTAAAAATGCTGATAGTGCTATGTATCGAGCAAAAGAGCGCGGTAAAAATAATTTTCAATTTTACTCAAATACTCAGGATGGAAATTCAACGCAGAAAATGAAAGTAGAGAACTGGCTGCGAAGGGCATTGGAACAGGACCAATTAGCACTTCATTATCAGCCGCAACTGGATTTGTTAACTGGAAAAATTGTTGGGGTTGAAGCGTTAATTCGCTGGAACCATCCCGAATATGGGTACATTCAGCCATCAGAATTTATTCCATTGGCAGAAGAGACCGGACTAATCGTTCCGTTAGGTAAGTGGATTTTGAAAGAGGCATGCTCACAAAGAAAAGCGTGGAAGGATGCGGGCTTTGATGATTTTCCTATTGCGGTTAATGTCTCAGTAAGGCAATTCCAGGACGAACAAATGATTGAGTTTATTATAGATATGCTAAAACAAGTAGGATTAGATGCTAAATACTTGGAACTGGAAATCACAGAGAGTCTTATGCAAAACCTGGAGAATTCCACTATTATTCTAAATCAATTGAAGGATATAGGCGTGCTCCTTTCTGTTGATGATTTTGGAACGGGCTATTCATCCCTGGGTTATTTAAAACATCTTCCGATTGATAAAATCAAGATTGATAAATCATTCGTCGATGATATTCTTAATCATTCAAACCAAGGAATGATGGTCAAAACGATTATTGATATGGGGTTAAATTTAAAGTTTACAGTTATTGCAGAAGGGATAGAAACCGAAGAGCAAGTGGATTTTTTGAGAAAGAATGCATGTGAAATCGGACAAGGCTATTACTATAGCAAGCCATTAACACCAGCAAAATTAGAGGAATTTCTCTTGCAATATAGTGTATATAATGATAAGACTATTTAA
- a CDS encoding SRPBCC domain-containing protein, protein MENTLQDIKKTVVFEAPIQKVWEQVSTAEGIAAWFMQNDFKPEVGHEFHLQSPFGPSPCKVTEFDPPNRLSFTWDTDGWFASFILKEIGDKTEFTLIHGGWKKKGETVEKANEDAAVIRERMSGGWAGILESLRKLVEK, encoded by the coding sequence ATGGAAAATACATTACAAGATATTAAGAAAACCGTTGTTTTTGAAGCACCGATTCAAAAGGTTTGGGAACAAGTATCAACAGCTGAAGGAATTGCCGCATGGTTCATGCAAAATGACTTCAAACCTGAAGTGGGACATGAATTTCATTTGCAATCTCCTTTTGGTCCATCACCTTGTAAAGTAACAGAATTTGATCCTCCGAATCGACTATCATTTACATGGGATACCGACGGCTGGTTTGCTTCCTTTATTTTAAAAGAGATAGGTGACAAGACTGAATTCACACTCATTCATGGCGGCTGGAAGAAAAAAGGTGAGACCGTTGAAAAAGCAAACGAGGACGCTGCAGTCATTCGAGAAAGAATGTCCGGCGGTTGGGCTGGAATACTTGAAAGCCTTCGCAAGCTAGTGGAGAAATAA
- a CDS encoding rhodanese-like domain-containing protein: protein MTFEKMSPKELAEQLQGDEQVILLDVRAEEKYNDFHIKNPNLQSVNIPKTVIFEIEEKGMADALNGLPKGREVVVTCTTGNSAAKCAKILDSLGYQVKILDGGLTAWNEFRK, encoded by the coding sequence ATGACGTTTGAAAAAATGAGCCCAAAGGAGCTTGCTGAACAGCTGCAAGGAGACGAACAGGTAATTCTCCTTGATGTCCGGGCAGAAGAAAAATATAATGACTTTCACATAAAAAATCCTAATCTTCAGAGCGTAAACATACCTAAAACTGTTATTTTTGAAATAGAAGAAAAGGGGATGGCAGATGCCCTGAATGGATTACCAAAGGGGCGAGAGGTAGTTGTAACCTGTACGACGGGAAATTCGGCAGCAAAATGTGCTAAAATCCTCGATAGTCTCGGCTATCAGGTGAAAATCTTAGATGGCGGGCTTACCGCTTGGAATGAATTTAGAAAATAA
- a CDS encoding SET domain-containing protein, producing MIEVKTSKLSDGELNRGVFAKRDIKKGELIHEAPVIPYPNEEHVHIEKTLLADYAFEYGINHTALLLGYGMLFNHSYEPNAVYDINFPNHTFDFFAYKDIKAGEEILINYNGEVDDNEPLWFNKEEE from the coding sequence ATGATCGAGGTTAAAACTTCAAAACTTAGCGATGGCGAGTTAAATAGAGGCGTATTCGCGAAACGTGATATCAAAAAAGGTGAACTGATTCATGAGGCGCCAGTTATACCTTACCCTAATGAAGAGCATGTGCATATTGAAAAAACGTTGCTTGCTGATTACGCGTTTGAGTATGGGATCAATCATACCGCACTGCTTTTAGGATATGGCATGCTGTTTAATCATTCCTATGAACCAAATGCAGTCTATGATATTAACTTTCCAAACCACACCTTTGATTTCTTTGCATATAAAGATATCAAAGCCGGCGAAGAAATTTTAATTAATTATAATGGCGAAGTAGATGACAACGAGCCGCTATGGTTCAATAAAGAAGAAGAATAA
- the ade gene encoding adenine deaminase: protein MKRNQLIRRISVASGSKPADTVIKNGKIIDVFNGEIIQGDVAISDGYFVGIGEYEGKNVIDAKGRYLSPTFIDGHVHIESSMITASEFAKVLLQHGVTTVIADPHEIANVTGTIGIQYMLDSSESLPFDFYFMLPSCVPATEFENSGAILTAADLKPFYQHPRVLGLAEVMNFPAVVHADPDMLDKLTHAQQAGKKIDGHAAGLTAKDLNVYKVAGIQTDHECTTAADAKERLKRGMYLMIREGTVAKDLQKLISIVNDRNARRCLFVTDDKHLDDLIHDGSIDHNVRLAIDCGIPPITAIQMATINAAECFGLSDKGAIAPGYRADFILLDDLKTIAIADVYKDGKIVIENGLLVNDWNGSLEPESDLLRKTVRFAEVTKNLFDISLNTIKANIIEIIPNSLVTRHITEDIRTCEKGLFQPSTDADQLKLAVIERHHMTHQIGLGIVKGLGFTSGAIATTIAHDSHNLIIAGTNDHDMAVAANAIKNMQGGLIIVNHGEVIASLELPIAGLMSDRPYHEVYSSLNDLHLALKKLGANDRFNPFLTLSFLALPVIPELKLTDKGLFQVSKFKHIPIQSP, encoded by the coding sequence ATGAAGAGAAATCAATTAATAAGAAGAATCTCTGTTGCATCAGGCAGTAAACCTGCAGACACTGTGATTAAAAACGGAAAAATTATTGATGTCTTTAACGGTGAAATCATTCAAGGAGATGTCGCTATTTCAGATGGTTACTTTGTGGGGATTGGAGAATATGAAGGAAAAAATGTCATTGATGCAAAAGGCCGTTATCTATCTCCAACTTTCATTGACGGCCATGTTCATATCGAGTCGTCAATGATAACAGCAAGTGAATTTGCTAAAGTCCTTCTCCAACATGGTGTTACTACTGTTATTGCCGATCCTCATGAAATTGCTAATGTAACAGGCACAATTGGCATACAATACATGCTAGACTCATCAGAGTCCCTCCCATTTGATTTTTACTTTATGCTCCCTTCCTGTGTTCCCGCCACAGAATTTGAAAATTCAGGCGCAATTCTTACAGCGGCAGATTTAAAACCCTTTTATCAGCATCCCCGCGTTCTTGGATTAGCAGAGGTAATGAACTTTCCAGCTGTAGTTCATGCTGACCCTGACATGTTAGATAAATTAACCCATGCCCAACAAGCAGGGAAAAAAATTGATGGGCACGCAGCTGGATTAACAGCTAAAGATTTAAATGTATATAAAGTGGCAGGCATTCAAACAGATCATGAATGTACGACTGCTGCAGATGCAAAGGAAAGACTTAAAAGAGGTATGTATTTGATGATACGCGAAGGTACTGTTGCCAAGGATTTACAGAAGTTAATTTCCATCGTAAATGATCGGAATGCACGGCGCTGCCTATTCGTCACGGATGATAAACATTTAGACGACCTTATCCACGACGGCAGTATCGACCATAATGTCAGGTTGGCGATTGATTGCGGAATTCCACCAATAACAGCCATTCAAATGGCAACAATAAATGCAGCAGAATGCTTTGGCCTTAGCGACAAAGGGGCGATAGCACCTGGTTACAGAGCAGATTTCATTCTTCTTGATGACCTTAAAACTATCGCCATTGCTGATGTATATAAGGATGGGAAAATTGTTATTGAAAATGGGCTGTTAGTTAATGACTGGAATGGAAGTCTTGAACCTGAAAGTGATTTATTAAGAAAAACAGTCCGTTTTGCTGAAGTGACCAAAAACCTATTTGATATTTCACTAAATACCATTAAAGCGAATATCATTGAAATCATTCCCAATAGCCTTGTTACTCGGCATATTACTGAAGATATTCGTACTTGTGAGAAGGGATTATTTCAACCCTCCACTGATGCTGACCAATTAAAGCTGGCTGTAATTGAACGCCACCATATGACACACCAGATTGGGTTAGGCATTGTTAAAGGACTCGGATTTACTTCAGGTGCGATTGCTACGACCATTGCACATGATTCTCATAATCTTATTATTGCAGGAACCAATGACCATGATATGGCTGTTGCCGCAAATGCGATAAAAAACATGCAAGGTGGGTTGATTATAGTCAATCATGGGGAAGTTATTGCTTCACTAGAGCTTCCTATCGCTGGATTAATGTCCGATCGACCCTATCATGAGGTTTATTCTAGTCTAAACGACCTTCATCTTGCCCTGAAAAAACTAGGGGCAAATGACCGCTTCAACCCATTTCTAACCCTTTCGTTTTTAGCACTTCCTGTCATACCAGAACTTAAACTTACTGATAAAGGTTTGTTCCAAGTCTCAAAGTTTAAGCATATCCCCATCCAAAGTCCTTAA
- a CDS encoding metalloregulator ArsR/SmtB family transcription factor, translated as MSLSSQKHDVFQAIADPTRRKVLQLLAEHELPISEISAHFPMSRTAVAKHLQVLSEAELVSGRKVGREKIYRLQPEPLTELKQWLSFYEKFWDNKLSVLKHLVEDHSDDGLKVIKPEPDK; from the coding sequence GTGTCCTTATCATCACAAAAGCATGATGTCTTTCAAGCAATAGCCGATCCAACACGGAGAAAGGTACTACAGCTACTTGCTGAACACGAATTACCTATCTCAGAGATATCTGCTCATTTTCCAATGAGTCGTACCGCAGTAGCAAAGCATCTGCAAGTCCTTTCTGAGGCAGAATTGGTCAGTGGTCGAAAGGTAGGCCGTGAGAAAATTTACCGACTCCAGCCAGAACCTTTAACAGAACTAAAACAATGGCTCTCTTTTTACGAAAAGTTCTGGGATAATAAGCTGTCGGTGCTCAAGCATTTGGTGGAAGACCATTCAGATGATGGCTTGAAAGTGATTAAGCCTGAACCTGATAAATAA